The following nucleotide sequence is from Acidovorax radicis.
GAACGAATGGGCTGGACCCTGTCGCCAATACCAGTTTGTCGTAAGCAAAGACCTCGCCGGTGACCGTCGTCACGGTGCGGATGCGCCTGTCTATGGAGGCAGCGCGTGTTGCCAGACGAAGAGAAAACCCCGTACGCTCAAAAAAACCCTCCTCCACCAGAGAGAGATCCTCAGCAGTGGTCCCACTGAAAAACGCCGACAGATGAACCCGGTCATAAGCGGGCCTGGGCTCTTCACACAATACCGTCACGTCCAGATCGGACAACCCGGTTTCCGCCAGGCTTTCCAGAAATTTGTGACCGACCATTCCATGGCCAATAAGAACGATCTTCATGTTTTCTCTTCCTGCGATGGTCCGTGCGCCGCAAAATGCCGAGGCGGGATGCTTGCGTGGCCTGCCACCCAGGGCGACCTGTCGCAACACATCTCACCGCAGCGCATAGCGCCTGCCGAGAATGGAACAACCCAACGGCAAGCTCAAAGCTCCACCGTTCGTTTGGGGTTCCGCCATCGTTAGCGGAGAATTTCAACCGGTCTGAAAGCAGCTTCACTGACAGACTTCACCATGTTCAGCAAAATCTGTGCCGATATGCCGACCCATGCAGATGCATGGACGCGTACTGGTCGCGTTGACCTGCGCCATGGGCAGATACGGACACGCGAGCATCTGCGTCACGGATGATGTGCATCAATGCAGTGCGACCGCCGTCACCAAATTGGGGAATTGCGCGCCGCTGGCCGGGTAGCGCGGGCCAGGCACCGTCGTTCTGCGTTGCCCCGCAAATTGGATGGCCGTCGGAAAGGCTGGGCAACGAGCGCGACATACCGCCTGCGGCGGCACGGCCTGGAGCGCACAACGCTACAACGTGCCACCGGCAATAGGCGCAGATCATTCCCGCGACGGGAATGATCTTTTTTGGTTTGCAATCACGCCCGAGTCGGGCAGACTGGGTGTACTGCAGTCGGCGCTTTGCCACGGTTCGGGCAATGGGGCAGGCCGCGCCTTAAAGACAAGGCCCTACGACACACCAACTTTTAAATACGGATGGATCACCATGAGCACCGAACGCAGGGAATCGGCCGACCGCCGCAGCGGCAAAGACCGCCGAGAGACAGAAGATGGCCCCCCAACCAGCTTTGAGCGGCGGCGCACCGTGGAAGCCCGGCAGCCCGAGTTGACGGAGTTGCACCTCAGCGAGGACGAACTCAAGGCGTTGGGTTTTGTGGAGGCACACAAACCAGACCCCGCAAAACCTGCTTGACAGCAGTTGGCCAATGCCTTGCTCCAAGGTGTCGGCCCCATGGACAAAAAAAAGGGCTGGCGCAAACGCCAACCCCTTTTCCCCTTGAATAACTCGCTCTACCAATCACGCAGGGGCCTGGTGGGCCCCTGCCCGATCAGAAGCGCCAGCCCAGACCCACGCCCACCAGAACAGGGTCCACCTTGAAAGTGCCCAACTGCACACCGCCAGCCGACACATCGGTTTTGATGAAGACCTTCTTCACGTCGAAATTCAGATACAGATTTTTGGCCAGCGGAATATCCACACCAACCTGCAGCGCAGCACCCACGCTGTTGCGATCAATGTCAACACCTGCGGGCAGGTTCACGCTTGAGAAACGCGTGTAGTTCAAACCTGCGCCCACGTAGGGCTTAAAACCAGCGGTGTCAAAGTGGTATTGCACCAGCAGCGAAGGCGGCAAATGCTTGAGGGTGCCGATCGCCGTGCCACCTGCGCTCAGCGTGTGCTTTTGTGGCACCGTGAGAACCAATTCGGCTGCGATGTTCTTGTTGAAAAAATACGTGACGTCCACTTCGGGGATCGTCTTGTTGTTGATCGACAGCCCCAGTGATGTGCTGTCCTTGTTGGCACTGTCCAGGTGCACCGCGCGTGCGCGGACCATCCAGGGGCCCTCAGCTTGTTGCGCCAGCACTGCACCCGAGGAACACACACACAAAATTGCTACCGCCAGGAGATTCTTTTTCATATTGATTTCGCATCGGTTGGACGGGGACGACCCCCGTGCATGCATTGAACCGCTGCGCCCTCCCGGGGGCCTTGCCTTAAGTCAAACCTCCGTACTTACCCTTGGCTCCGGGTATGACATATATCAAGGTGCCAACGACTTGCCACGGATGCGCTGCACCAGCTTGACACCCACCAGCACCAAGCCACCAGCAACGATACCCACCACGGCGTTCAGGAGATTTGGCACAAGCACGCTCACCAGCGATGCCCAAAACCCGGAAACCACCTGCGCAGCAGCGGCACCAGCGCCCTCCACCAGATGGTGAAGGGCCGGTATGCCATGCACCAAAATTCCGCCCCCAACGAGGAACATCGCGGCCGTGCCAGCAATCGACAAGGCCTTCATCAGCCAAGGGGCTGCCCGCAGGATGCCTTCCCCCACCGTGCGGGCTGCACGGCTGCTTTTGTTGATGAGCCACAAGCCCAGGTCGTCGAGCTTGACGATGCCGGCTACCAGGCCATACACACCCAAGGTCATGATGATCGCGATACCCGACAGCACCGCCACTTGCTCGGCAAAGGATGCATCGGCCACCGTGCCCAAGGTGATGGCAATGATTTCTGCCGACAGGATGAAGTCGGTGCGCACCGCGCCCTTGACCTTGTCTTTCTCGAAGGCCACCAAATCCACCGCCGGGTTGGCATTGGCCTTGGCATGGCTTTCGTGCTCGGCGGCGACTTCATGCTCTGCATGCAGCAGTTTGTGCGCCACTTTTTCAAAGCCTTCAAAACACAGAAAGGCACCACCGATCATCAGCAAAGGCGTCACGCCCCAGGGCGCAAAGGCACTGATCAACAGCGCGGCGGGGACCAGAATGGCTTTGTTGAGGAGCGACCCCTTTGCCACCGCCCACACCACGGGTATTTCGCGTTCAGCGCGTACGCCCGTCACTTGCTGGGCATTGAGTGCGAGGTCGTCACCCAGAACCCCGGCTGTTTTCTGGGCGGCCACCTTGGTCATCACCGAGACATCATCAGCCATGGCGACACTCTTTTTGGCGGCCACCTTGGTCATCAAAGCCACATCGTCCAAGATGGTTGCGATATCGTCCAACAGGGCAAGCAAGCTGCCAGCAGCCATGGGCGGGTTCCTTTTTAGAAGAGGGAGAAAGTGGGGCAGACGATGGCGGCGAGAGCGCCTTTGAGCGCTGGACTATAGCAACGCCTGCAACCTCGACAGCGTAGGTCAAAACCTCTGCTGTTTATAGGCCCCGGATCTTGCGCGTTGCCGTCACCCGCCACACAGGGGGCGAAGGGCGGTGCGCAACACGAAGACCAGGGGGCGCATACTTGCGCCCTCACCCACTATCGCGCAGACCTTTGAGAGTTCGCTCTTGCAGGGACTTGACGCCCAGGCCATGCCCGGCTATCTGACCAAGCAAGAAGACATCTCCATCGTTGGCGCCGCCGACCTGATCATCCGCTCTCTGCTAGACAAGCAGCAGTTCTCTGACCCCCAAGGGATCGCCGAAGCGCTGGGCATTTCGTCTGCCGCCTGGCCGCTGTTCGGGCTGCTGTGGCCGTCCGGAGCCCAGCTGGCCACCCGCATGGCAACCCGTCCGTTGCAGGCAGGTGAGCGGGTTCTGGAGATTGGCTGCGGGTTGGGGCTGGCGAGCTTGGTATGCCATCGCCGCGGAATGGACATCACCGCCAGCGACTGCCACCCGCTGGCCCCGGATTTTCTGCTGGAAAACCTGCGCCTGAATGGCTTGCCGCCCCTCAAATACCGCACCGGCCAATGGGGGGCAGACGCAGCACTGCCAGCAGGTGCGGTGCAAGGCGAATTCGATCTCATCATGGGCAGCGACGTGCTGTATGAACGCGATGCCCGTGCGTCACTGGCCACCTTTCTGGACCGCCATGCCGGTAGCGGCGCTCAGATATGGATCGTGGACCCCAACCGGGGCAACCGCTCCACCTTTCACAAACAGATGGCGGTACACCGGTTCGAGGTGATCGAAGAACGCCTGGACCACCCTGCACTCGACAACAGGCCCGCCTACAAGGGCCGCCTGCTGGTGTACCAGCGCCCGGTGCTCAATTGAGTACCTCAAAAGGTCCGACGCGCTCCAAAAGCAAAAAAGCCAGGCCACAACGGCCCAGCTTTTTCAAAGTGCGCTGACCACCCGCGGGCGGTGGGTCAGGCGCCGATCAACCCACCCACTTGCGGGCGTTGCGCCAGATGCGCATCCAGGCGCTGTACTCGGCCTTGTCCTCGCTGGTCCAGCTCATCTGCACGTTGCGGAACACGCGCTCGGGGTGCGGCATCATGGCCGTGAAGCGGCCGTCGGCCGTGGTCACCGCCGTGAGGCCGCCCGCGCTGCCGTTGGGGTTGAACGGATACTGCTCGGTAGCGCGGCCGTGGTTGTCCACGTAGCGCATGGCGGCAATCGCCTTATCGGCATTGCCCCGGTACTTGAAGTTCGTGTAGCCCTCGCCGTGCGCCACGGCAATCGGCAGGCGGCTGCCCGCCATGCCTTGCAGGAACAGGCTGGGGGATTCGAGCACTTCCACCAACGACAGGCGGGCCTCGAAGCGCTCGCTCTGGTTGGTGGTGAAGCGCGGCCAGTCTTGCGCGCCGGGGATGATGTCGGCCAGCTCGGCAAACATCTGGCAGCCATTGCAAACGCCCAGACCGAACGTGTCCGCGCGGCCAAAGAAGCCCTGGAACTGTGCGGCCAGCACGGGGTTGAAGGTGATGGAGCGTGCCCAGCCGATGCCTGCGCCCAGCGTGTCGCCATAGCTGAAGCCACCGCAGGCGACCACGCCCTTGAAGTCTTCGAGCTTGACGCGGCCGGTCTGCAGGTCGGTCATGTGCACGTCATACGCCTCGAAGCCCGCTTCGGTGAAGGCGTAGGCCATTTCGATGTGCGAGTTCACACCCTGCTCGCGCAGGATGGCGACCTTGGGTTTGGCAAGGTTCAAGAACGGCGCGGCCACGTTGTCCTTGGCATCGAAGGTGAGGTGCACATGCATGCCGGGGTCCGTCGGCTCGCCCGCTGCGGCATGTTCGGCATCGGCATTGGCAGGGTTGTCGCGCTGCTGACAGATCTTCCAGCTCACCGCGTCCCACACCTGGTGCAGGTCGGCCAACGGGGCGCTGAACACGGCCTTGGCATCGCGCCAGACCTGCAGCTCGCCCTTGCCAGCATCGATCGTGGATGACACAGGGCGCGTCTTGCCCACGAAGTGACTGAACCGGGACAGGCCGTGCTCGCGCAGCACCTGCATCACATCGTTGCGCTCTGCCGTGCGCACCTGCAGCACCACGCCCAGTTCTTCGTTAAACAGGGCCTTGAGGGTGAGTTCTTCGCGGCGGGCGCTGACCTGTTGCGCCCAATTCTTGGCGTCACCGGTTTCCATACGGCTGTCACTGATGCCATCGCCTTCGGTGACCAGCATGTCCACATTCAGCGCCACGCCCACATGGCCCGCAAAGGCCATCTCTGCAGCCGCCGCCAACAGGCCGCCATCGCTGCGGTCGTGGTACGCCAGGATCTGGCCCTTGGCGCGCAGTGCGTTCACGGCGTTCACGAGGTTGACCAAATCCTTTGGATCATCCACATCGGGCACCACATCGCCGCTTTGCTCCAGCGTCTGGCCCAGGATGCTGCCGCCCATGCGGTTCTTTCCATGCCCCAAGTCGATCAGCACCAGCGTGGTGTCGGCCTCGGTAGCGTCGAGCTGGGGCGTGAGCGTGCCGCGCACGTCGGCAAGCGATGCAAACGCGCTCACGATCAGGCTGACGGGCGAGGTGACCTTCTTCTTGTCAGCGCCTTCGCTCCACTGCGTGCGCATGGACAGCGAATCCTTGCCCACCGGAATGCTGATGCCCAGGGCAGGACACAGCTCCATGCCCACGGCCTTCACGGTTTCATACAACGCAGCGTCTTCGCCAGGCTCGCCACAGGCGGCCATCCAGTTGGCCGACAGCTTCACACGCGGCAGTTCGATGGGCGCAGCCAGCAGGTTGGTGATGGCCTCGGCCACCGCCATGCGGCCCGAGGCTGGCGCGTTGATGGCGGCCAGCGGCGTGCGTTCGCCCATGCTCATGGCTTCACCCGCAAAGCCCTTGTAGTCGGCCAGCGTCACGGCGCAATCGGCCACGGGCACTTGCCAGGGGCCGACCATCTGGTCGCGGTGGCTCAAGCCGCCCACCGTGCGGTCGCCAATGGTGATGAGGAAGCGCTTGGACGCCACCGTGGGGTGGGCCAGCACGTCGATGACAGCCTTTTGCAGCGGCACGCCCGTCAAGTCCATCGGTGCGAATTCTCGCGCCACAGTCTTCACGTCGCGGTGCATCTTGGGCGGCTTGCCCAAGAGCACGTTCATGGGCATGTCCACGGGCAGCTTCTGGTCTTCGGCCGTGGCGGCGGGGTCGTGCAGCACCAGTTGGCGCTCTTCGGTGGCGGTGCCGATCACGGCAAACGGGCAGCGCTCGCGTTCGCAGAAGGCTTTGAACTGCTCCAGCGATTCAGGGGCAATGGCCAGCACGTAACGCTCTTGCGATTCGTTGGACCAGATTTCCTTGGGCGCCATGCCCGATTCTTCGAGCTGCACCGCGCGCAGGTCAAAGCGTGCGCCACGACCTGCGTCGTTGGTCAGCTCGGGGAAGGCGTTGGACAAACCGCCTGCGCCCACGTCGTGGATGGCCAGGATGGGGTTGGCCGCGCCCTGCGCCCAGCAGTGGTTGATGACCTCTTGCGCACGGCGCTCGATCTCGGGGTTGCCACGCTGCACCGAGTCAAAGTCCAGCTCGGCCGCATTGGTGCCAGTGGCCATGGAGCTGGCGGCGCTGCCGCCCATGCCGATGCGCATGCCGGGGCCACCCAGCTGGATGAGCAACGAGCCTGCGGGGAATTCGATCTTCTTCGTCAGCTCGGCATCGATCACGCCCACGCCGCCCGCAATCATGATGGGCTTGTGGTAGCCGCGCTGCACGCCGCCGACGCTCTGTTCGTATTCGCGGAAGTAGCCGTTCAGATTAGGCCGGCCGAATTCGTTGTTGAACGCCGCGCCGCCCAGGGGGCCTTCGACCATGATCTGCAGCGGGCTGGCAATGTGCTCGGGCTTGCCCACGGTGCTGCCCCAGAGCTTGGACACCGTGAAGCCCGTCAGGCCCGCCTTGGGCTTGGAGCCCCGGCCGGTGGCGCCTTCGTCGCGGATCTCGCCACCGGCGCCGGTGGACGCACCGGGGAACGGCGAGATGGCTGTGGGGTGGTTGTGGGTTTCCACCTTCATCAGCACATGCTGGGTGACGCTACTTTTTTGATAGCTACTAGCGCTTAATGGATAAGCACTAGAGGCCATTTTGGCCACGAAACGCTCGACCTGATGGCCTTCCATCACGGAGGCGTTGTCCGAATACGCAATCACCGTGTGCTGGGGCGCCAGCTGGTGCGTGTTGCGGATCATGCCGAACAGGCTCTTGTCCTGCGCCACGCCGTC
It contains:
- a CDS encoding OmpW/AlkL family protein, coding for MKKNLLAVAILCVCSSGAVLAQQAEGPWMVRARAVHLDSANKDSTSLGLSINNKTIPEVDVTYFFNKNIAAELVLTVPQKHTLSAGGTAIGTLKHLPPSLLVQYHFDTAGFKPYVGAGLNYTRFSSVNLPAGVDIDRNSVGAALQVGVDIPLAKNLYLNFDVKKVFIKTDVSAGGVQLGTFKVDPVLVGVGLGWRF
- a CDS encoding class I SAM-dependent methyltransferase, with amino-acid sequence MPGYLTKQEDISIVGAADLIIRSLLDKQQFSDPQGIAEALGISSAAWPLFGLLWPSGAQLATRMATRPLQAGERVLEIGCGLGLASLVCHRRGMDITASDCHPLAPDFLLENLRLNGLPPLKYRTGQWGADAALPAGAVQGEFDLIMGSDVLYERDARASLATFLDRHAGSGAQIWIVDPNRGNRSTFHKQMAVHRFEVIEERLDHPALDNRPAYKGRLLVYQRPVLN
- a CDS encoding DUF808 domain-containing protein, producing MAAGSLLALLDDIATILDDVALMTKVAAKKSVAMADDVSVMTKVAAQKTAGVLGDDLALNAQQVTGVRAEREIPVVWAVAKGSLLNKAILVPAALLISAFAPWGVTPLLMIGGAFLCFEGFEKVAHKLLHAEHEVAAEHESHAKANANPAVDLVAFEKDKVKGAVRTDFILSAEIIAITLGTVADASFAEQVAVLSGIAIIMTLGVYGLVAGIVKLDDLGLWLINKSSRAARTVGEGILRAAPWLMKALSIAGTAAMFLVGGGILVHGIPALHHLVEGAGAAAAQVVSGFWASLVSVLVPNLLNAVVGIVAGGLVLVGVKLVQRIRGKSLAP
- the purL gene encoding phosphoribosylformylglycinamidine synthase; this encodes MTLHMTTLAGGNALSTFRAQQLQPALEAIHPKISGIAARFVHLVATDASPTAAEQERLAALLTYGDPYAGPEEGAVLIVTPRLGTLSPWASKATDIARNCGIAIRRVERITEYRISLKSGLLGKTPELTAEQWAQVAALLHDRMTESVVADRSAAAGLFTELQPAPMEHVDVLAGGPEQGRRALEAANTRFGLALADDEIDYLVTAFAGLARNPTDVELMMFAQANSEHCRHKIFNAEFTIDGVAQDKSLFGMIRNTHQLAPQHTVIAYSDNASVMEGHQVERFVAKMASSAYPLSASSYQKSSVTQHVLMKVETHNHPTAISPFPGASTGAGGEIRDEGATGRGSKPKAGLTGFTVSKLWGSTVGKPEHIASPLQIMVEGPLGGAAFNNEFGRPNLNGYFREYEQSVGGVQRGYHKPIMIAGGVGVIDAELTKKIEFPAGSLLIQLGGPGMRIGMGGSAASSMATGTNAAELDFDSVQRGNPEIERRAQEVINHCWAQGAANPILAIHDVGAGGLSNAFPELTNDAGRGARFDLRAVQLEESGMAPKEIWSNESQERYVLAIAPESLEQFKAFCERERCPFAVIGTATEERQLVLHDPAATAEDQKLPVDMPMNVLLGKPPKMHRDVKTVAREFAPMDLTGVPLQKAVIDVLAHPTVASKRFLITIGDRTVGGLSHRDQMVGPWQVPVADCAVTLADYKGFAGEAMSMGERTPLAAINAPASGRMAVAEAITNLLAAPIELPRVKLSANWMAACGEPGEDAALYETVKAVGMELCPALGISIPVGKDSLSMRTQWSEGADKKKVTSPVSLIVSAFASLADVRGTLTPQLDATEADTTLVLIDLGHGKNRMGGSILGQTLEQSGDVVPDVDDPKDLVNLVNAVNALRAKGQILAYHDRSDGGLLAAAAEMAFAGHVGVALNVDMLVTEGDGISDSRMETGDAKNWAQQVSARREELTLKALFNEELGVVLQVRTAERNDVMQVLREHGLSRFSHFVGKTRPVSSTIDAGKGELQVWRDAKAVFSAPLADLHQVWDAVSWKICQQRDNPANADAEHAAAGEPTDPGMHVHLTFDAKDNVAAPFLNLAKPKVAILREQGVNSHIEMAYAFTEAGFEAYDVHMTDLQTGRVKLEDFKGVVACGGFSYGDTLGAGIGWARSITFNPVLAAQFQGFFGRADTFGLGVCNGCQMFAELADIIPGAQDWPRFTTNQSERFEARLSLVEVLESPSLFLQGMAGSRLPIAVAHGEGYTNFKYRGNADKAIAAMRYVDNHGRATEQYPFNPNGSAGGLTAVTTADGRFTAMMPHPERVFRNVQMSWTSEDKAEYSAWMRIWRNARKWVG